The following coding sequences are from one Sciurus carolinensis chromosome 11, mSciCar1.2, whole genome shotgun sequence window:
- the LOC124958618 gene encoding hemoglobin subunit gamma — protein MVHFTAADKAAITSMWRKVNVEEAGGETLGRLLVVYPWTQRFFDNFGNLSSASAIMGNPKVKAHGKRVLTSLGEALRNIDDLKGAFSQLSELHCERLHVDPENFRLLGNMLVIILAKHFGKEFTPQMQASWQKMVAGVASALAHKYH, from the exons ATCACAAGCATGTGGAGAAAAGTGAATGTGGAAGAGGCTGGAGGAGAAACATTGGGAAG GCTTCTGGTTGTCTATCCATGGACCCAAAGGTTCTTCGACAACTTTGGAAACCTGTCCTCTGCCTCTGCCATTATGGGTAATCCCAAGGTCAAGGCCCATGGCAAGAGGGTTCTGACATCCTTGGGAGAAGCTTTAAGGAACATAGATGACCTCAAGGGTGCCTTTTCCCAGCTGAGTGAGCTGCATTGTGAAAGGCTGCATGTGGATCCTGAGAACTTCAGG CTCCTGGGAAATATGCTTGTGATTATTCTGGCAAAACATTTTGGCAAGGAATTCACTCCCCAGATGCAGGCTTCCTGGCAGAAGATGGTGGCTGGCGTGGCCAGTGCTCTGGCCCACAAGTATCATTGA
- the LOC124958565 gene encoding hemoglobin subunit beta — MVHLSGEEKAAIATLWGKVNPDEIGGEALGRLLVVYPWTQRFFDSFGDLSSATAVMGNPKVKAHGKKVIDSFSNGLKHLDDLKGTFSSLSELHCDKLHVDPENFRLLGNEIVIVLALHLGKDFTPKVQAAFQKVVAGVANALAHKYH; from the exons ATGGTGCATCTGAGCGGTGAGGAGAAGGCTGCCATTGCTACCCTCTGGGGCAAGGTGAACCCGGATGAGATTGggggtgaggccctgggcag GCTGCTGGTTGTCTACCCATGGACCCAGAGGTTCTTTGACTCCTTTGGAGACCTGTCCTCTGCAACTGCTGTGATGGGCAACCCTAAAGTGAAGGCTCATGGCAAGAAGGTGATAGATTCCTTTAGTAACGGCCTGAAGCATCTGGATGACCTCAAGGGCACCTTTTCCAGTCTCAGTGAGCTGCACTGTGACAAGCTGCATGTGGATCCTGAGAACTTCAGG CTCCTGGGCAATGAGATAGTGATTGTGCTGGCACTTCACCTGGGCAAGGATTTCACCCCGAAGGTTCAGGCAGCTTTTCAGAAGGTGGTGGCTGGTGTGGCCAATGCCCTGGCTCACAAATACCACTAA